One Halichondria panicea chromosome 6, odHalPani1.1, whole genome shotgun sequence genomic window carries:
- the LOC135337139 gene encoding WD and tetratricopeptide repeats protein 1-like, protein MAANILDMLAERQVLGDEFSTRRLFNHTHGHASLVERLGLAAQLKGHRGCVNCLQWSTDGSYLLSGSDDMSAILWDPFKRREVVTMPTGHTGNIFSVKFVPFTGDSQILTGAEDRDVKLHDLHAMETRRVWSCSSSRVKRLAVHSHSPHLVWSAAEDGCIRQLDLREPHTCTGDGSCRNVLIDLNQTCGGGGPASGPQLKCLDINPVRPEQIAVGALDPFVRVYDTRILSLQRMAQSASSTHGDPACLAHFAPGHISNPAIRKKRELSGLASTYVEYSQDGRELLVNLSGEHVYLFDTTLFTESLKYDFDKADSDSVPIVRPHHYATTVPSMSCHVTTSAGHVTSRQQDGDIDVSIELQLLKDKALDLTKAKHYTQAIDTLSHAISLCPSWYELYYLRATAFYTRKWDGDYYAALRDAESALSLCPSSKKVHQRRLRCLLHLGPRDVAQRLLIGYKDAFPSDREFVTRFQTELDKHSSDATKNGVSVERQQLSQWEVHRQSMAYDYKQRYCGHCNTHTDIKEASFIGDRGDFVTAGSDDGNIFIWDKCSGRLVRVLRGDDSIVNCVQWHPRAPLLASSGIESVVRVWEPRPHGDKHPRLVTEFDKVCKENQTRMSHDPFELMVMRLGVNMAASRQAPPIDHTHQADSDGNEEEEDGSGVRWIEDPRRCRQS, encoded by the exons ATGGCTGCCAATATTCTGGACATGTTGGCAGAGAGACAGGTCTTA ggtgATGAGTTTTCCACGAGACGGTTGTTTAACCACACCCATGGCCACGCCTCCTTAGTAGAGCGGCTAGGACTCGCTGCTCAATTGAAG ggtcacAGAGGCTGTGTCAACTGCCTACAGTGGAGCACTGACGGAAG TTACCTCTTGTCAGGATCTGATGACATGTCCGCCATTCTCTGGGACCCTTTCAAGAGGAGAGAGGTTGTTACCATGCCAACCGGGCATACCGGCAACATTTTCTCTGTTAAA tttGTGCCGTTCACTGGTGACTCTCAGATTCTAACTGGAGCAGAGGATAGGGACGTAAAATTACACGATCTCCACGCCATGGAAACCAGACga gtgTGGTCTTGTAGCAGCAGTCGTGTGAAGAGGCTGGCAGTTCACTCTCACTCACCCCACTTGGTCTGGAGTGCAGCGGAGGACGGATGCATCAG acaactTGACCTCCGAGAGCCTCACACTTGCACAGGGGATGGTTCGTGCCGCAACGTGCTAATAGACCTCAACCAAACATGTGGTGGTGGTGGCCCAGCCTCCGGGCCGCAGCTCAAATGCCTCGACATCAACCCAGTACGACCTGAGCAAATAGCTGTGGGTGCATTGGACCCGTTTGTCCGCGTATACGACACTCGAATACTAAGCCTGCAACGAATGGCACAGAGCGCCTCCTCAACCCACGGAGACCCAGCCTGTCTGGCACATTTCGCCCCAGGGCATATCTCAAACCCAGCAATTAGAAAAAAGCGGGAACTAAGCGGACTTGCGTCGACGTATGTAGAGTACAGTCAAGACGGTCGAGAGCTACTTGTGAATTTATCTGGAGAACATGTGTATCTTTTTGATACAACGCTCTTTACCGAATCTTTGAAATACGATTTCGATAAAGCAGACTCTGATTCTGTACCAATCGTGCGACCACATCACTATGCTACCACCGTCCCATCTATGAGCTGTCATGTGACTACAAGTGCAGGTCATGTGACCTCTCGTCAACAAGATGGTGATATTGATGTCAGTATTGAATTGCAGCTACTCAAAGATAAAGCGCTGGATTTGACCAAAGCTAAGCattacacacaggctatagacACTCTCTCCCACGCTATATCGCTGTGTCCCTCCTGGTATGAGCTCTACTACCTGAGGGCAACTGCATTCTACACCAGGAAATG GGATGGTGACTACTATGCTGCACTGAGAGATGCTGAATCAGCACTATCCTTATGCCCCTCCTCTAAGAAAGTCCACCAACGGCGACTACGATGTCTACTGCACCTTGGTCCTAGGGACGTGGCTCAGAGGCTTCTGATTGGCTACAAGGACGCGTTTCCTAGTGACAGAGAATTTGTAACGAGATTTCAGACGGAACTGGACAAGCACTCGTcagatg CTACTAAGAATGGTGTCTCCGTGGAGAGGCAGCAGCTGTCCCAGTGGGAGGTACATAGACAGAGCATGGCGTACGACTACAAGCAACGCTACTGTGGCCAttgtaacacacacactgatatCAAGGAGGCTAGCTTTATCGGAGACAGGGGAGATTTTGTTACAGCTGGCAGTGATGATGGTAACATCTTTAT ctgggaTAAGTGTAGTGGGCGGTTGGTGCGAGTGCTGCGGGGTGATGACTCCATAGTGAACTGTGTTCAATGGCACCCGAGGGCACCTCTGTTGGCCTCCAGTGGTATAGAGTCAGTGGTGAGAGTGTGGGAGCCACGCCCCCACGGAGACAAGCACCctag aTTAGTGACTGAATTTGACAAGGTGTGTAAGGAAAATCAGACACGAATGTCACATGACCCGTTTGAATTGATGGTAATGAGACTGGGGGTCAACATGGCCGCCTCTCGTCAGGCTCCACCCATTGACCATACCCACCAGGCCGATAGTGACGGCAACGAGGAGGAGGAAGATGGGAGTGGTGTGAGGTGGATAGAGGACCCAAGGAGATGCAGGCAAAGCTGA
- the LOC135337140 gene encoding 7-methylguanosine phosphate-specific 5'-nucleotidase A-like isoform X1, translating into MGRFGLDKKALFCLCAVLGLGILLMYVSLFLERERDDNMKASLKLPQVLRRSYVHLSQSKEIIMNKIALIRAEGKQKLIVVSDFDLTLTKYRVKGQLGMTSYRVVDTSLQMSEAYRQEALSLRDLYAPIEHNQDLSLQERAQAMEDWTTGANDLLVKHQLRRDDIPNIVAKANVELRPHYHLFSELLSAENIPLLIFSAGLWDSVSEILEQQQGPLGDNAHIVSNRLVFNKAGVAVDYQRPVIHSYRKGTIPDRFMDVKNSIQGRYNVVLLGDTLSDTKMTAGLERVDHVIKIGFLNSNEKELMSKYKERFDIVLTGDPDLSTPLCVLKTILE; encoded by the exons ATGGGAAGATTTGGCCTGGATAAGAAAGCACTGTTTTGCTTGTGTGCTGTACTTGGTTTAGGCATCTTGTTGATGTACGTGTCTCTGTTTCTGGAGAGGGAGCGAGACGATAATATGAAG GCTTCTTTAAAGTTGCCTCAAGTGTTGAGACGTTCCTATGTGCACCTCAGCCAGAGCAAAGAGATCATTATGAACAAGATTGCTCTCATCAGGGCCGAGGGAAAACAAAAACTCATT GTGGTCAGTGATTTTGACTTGACACTAACCAAGTACCGCGTCAAAGGTCAACTGGGAATGACTTCATATC GTGTTGTGGATACTTCACTACAAATGTCCGAGGCTTATCGTCAAGAG GCACTGTCACTGAGGGATCTCTACGCTCCCATTGAGCATAACCA AGATCTTTCACTCCAAGAAAGAGCTCAAGCTATGGAAGACTG GACTACAGGTGCCAATGACTTGCTTGTCAAACATCAGCTGAGGAGAGATGATATTCCAAACATTGTGGCTAAAGCTAACGTAGAGCTGAG ACCTCACTACCACCTCTTCTCAGAGCTCCTCTCTGCTGAGAATATTCCACTGCTAATATTTTCTGCTGGTCTGTGGGACTCTGTCTCAGAGATACTGGAGCAGCAACAAGGGCCCCTAGGGGACAATGCACACATTGTGTCTAATAGACTTGTGTTCAATAAGGCTGGAGTTGCAGTCGATTATCAAAGGCCCGTGATACACAGTTATAGGAAAGGAACGATTCCTGATCGTTTTATGGACGTGAAGAACTCTATACAG GGTAGGTACAACGTGGTGTTGCTAGGAGACACTCTCTCGGACACTAAGATGACTGCTGGACTGGAGAGagtagatcatgtgatcaagATTGGATTCCTAAACTCTAAT GAGAAAGAGTTGATGTCCAAATATAAGGAACGTTTCGATATTGTTCTGACAGGAGACCCTGACTTGAGCACACctctgtgtgtactcaaaACTATACTAGAGTAG
- the LOC135337140 gene encoding 7-methylguanosine phosphate-specific 5'-nucleotidase A-like isoform X2, whose protein sequence is MLEGAGMGKLKKMKASLKLPQVLRRSYVHLSQSKEIIMNKIALIRAEGKQKLIVVSDFDLTLTKYRVKGQLGMTSYRVVDTSLQMSEAYRQEALSLRDLYAPIEHNQDLSLQERAQAMEDWTTGANDLLVKHQLRRDDIPNIVAKANVELRPHYHLFSELLSAENIPLLIFSAGLWDSVSEILEQQQGPLGDNAHIVSNRLVFNKAGVAVDYQRPVIHSYRKGTIPDRFMDVKNSIQGRYNVVLLGDTLSDTKMTAGLERVDHVIKIGFLNSNEKELMSKYKERFDIVLTGDPDLSTPLCVLKTILE, encoded by the exons ATGCTGGAGGGGGCTGGGATGGGGAAATTGAAGAAAATGAAG GCTTCTTTAAAGTTGCCTCAAGTGTTGAGACGTTCCTATGTGCACCTCAGCCAGAGCAAAGAGATCATTATGAACAAGATTGCTCTCATCAGGGCCGAGGGAAAACAAAAACTCATT GTGGTCAGTGATTTTGACTTGACACTAACCAAGTACCGCGTCAAAGGTCAACTGGGAATGACTTCATATC GTGTTGTGGATACTTCACTACAAATGTCCGAGGCTTATCGTCAAGAG GCACTGTCACTGAGGGATCTCTACGCTCCCATTGAGCATAACCA AGATCTTTCACTCCAAGAAAGAGCTCAAGCTATGGAAGACTG GACTACAGGTGCCAATGACTTGCTTGTCAAACATCAGCTGAGGAGAGATGATATTCCAAACATTGTGGCTAAAGCTAACGTAGAGCTGAG ACCTCACTACCACCTCTTCTCAGAGCTCCTCTCTGCTGAGAATATTCCACTGCTAATATTTTCTGCTGGTCTGTGGGACTCTGTCTCAGAGATACTGGAGCAGCAACAAGGGCCCCTAGGGGACAATGCACACATTGTGTCTAATAGACTTGTGTTCAATAAGGCTGGAGTTGCAGTCGATTATCAAAGGCCCGTGATACACAGTTATAGGAAAGGAACGATTCCTGATCGTTTTATGGACGTGAAGAACTCTATACAG GGTAGGTACAACGTGGTGTTGCTAGGAGACACTCTCTCGGACACTAAGATGACTGCTGGACTGGAGAGagtagatcatgtgatcaagATTGGATTCCTAAACTCTAAT GAGAAAGAGTTGATGTCCAAATATAAGGAACGTTTCGATATTGTTCTGACAGGAGACCCTGACTTGAGCACACctctgtgtgtactcaaaACTATACTAGAGTAG